One genomic region from Amia ocellicauda isolate fAmiCal2 chromosome 4, fAmiCal2.hap1, whole genome shotgun sequence encodes:
- the tubb1 gene encoding tubulin beta-1 chain, whose protein sequence is MREIVHLQIGQCGNQIGSKFWEVISNEHGISTTGSYQGDSDSQFERLNVYFNEAHAGKFVPRALLVDLEPGTMDSVRGSRIGQLFRPDNFIHGNSGAGNNWAKGHYTEGAELVESVMDVVRSESENCDCLQGFQFVHSLGGGTGSGMGTLLINKIREEYPDRIMNTFSIMPSPKVSDTVVEPYNAILSIHQLIENTDSTFCIDNEALYDICFRTLKLATPTYGDLNHLVSLTMSGVTTSLRFPGQLNADLRKLAVNMVPFPRLHFFMPGFAPLTARGSQQYRSLTVPELTQQMFDARNMMTACDPRHGRYLTVAGMFRGHMSTREVDEQMLAMQQKNSICFVDWIPHNVKVAVCDIPPPGLKMAATFIGNSTAIQEVFRRVSEQFSVMFRRKAFLHWYTGEGMDEMEFTEAECNTNDLVSEYQQYQDATADLDWEPEEGQEEEEEGREQAEAETGD, encoded by the exons tTCTGGGAGGTGATAAGTAATGAACATGGAATCAGCACCACAGGGAGCTACCAGGGGGACAGCGACTCGCAGTTCGAGAGGCTCAATGTCTACTTCAATGAGGCGCACG ctgggaagTTTGTTCCCCGGGCACTGCTCGTGGATCTGGAGCCCGGGACCATGGACAGTGTAAGGGGCAGCCGGATAGGACAGCTCTTCAGACCAGACAACTTCATCCACG GGAACTCGGGCGCTGGGAACAACTGGGCGAAGGGGCACTACACGGAGGGAGCGGAGCTGGTGGAGAGCGTGATGGATGTGGTGCGCAGCGAGAGCGAGAACTGCGACTGCCTGCAGGGCTTCCAGTTCGTGCACTCGCTGGGCGGCGGCACGGGCTCCGGGATGGGCACGCTGCTCATCAACAAGATCCGCGAGGAGTACCCCGACCGCATCATGAACACCTTCAGCATCATGCCCTCACCCAAGGTGTCAGACACGGTGGTGGAGCCCTACAATGCCATCCTGTCCATCCACCAACTGATCGAGAACACCGACTCCACCTTCTGCATTGACAACGAAGCGCTGTACGACATCTGTTTCCGCACTCTGAAGCTGGCCACGCCCACCTACGGGGACCTCAACCACCTGGTGTCGCTAACCATGAGCGGGGTCACCACCTCGCTGCGCTTCCCCGGGCAGCTCAACGCTGACCTGCGCAAGCTGGCTGTCAACATGGTGCCCTTCCCCCGGCTGCACTTCTTCATGCCCGGCTTCGCGCCCCTGACCGCCCGGGGCAGCCAGCAGTACCGCTCCCTCACGGTGCCTGAGCTCACCCAGCAAATGTTCGACGCACGCAACATGATGACGGCCTGTGACCCACGGCACGGACGCTACCTGACCGTGGCTGGCATGTTCCGCGGCCACATGTCTACCAGAGAAGTGGACGAGCAGATGCTGGCCATGCAGCAGAAGAACAGCATCTGCTTCGTGGACTGGATCCCGCACAATGTCAAGGTGGCTGTCTGTGACATCCCCCCCCCCGGCCTCAAGATGGCCGCCACCTTCATTGGCAACAGCACGGCCATCCAGGAGGTGTTCCGGCGTGTCTCCGAGCAGTTCTCCGTCATGTTCCGCCGCAAGGCCTTCCTGCACTGGTACACCGGCGAGGGCATGGACGAGATGGAGTTCACCGAGGCCGAGTGCAACACCAACGACCTGGTGTCCGAGTACCAGCAGTACCAGGACGCCACCGCTGACCTCGATTGGGAGCCCGAGGAAgggcaggaggaagaggaggagggcagGGAGCAGGCTGAGGCAGAGACAGGGGACTAG
- the atp5f1e gene encoding ATP synthase F(1) complex subunit epsilon, mitochondrial — protein MVSYWRQAGLSYIRYSAICARVVRAALKPQLRVEAEKATESNVKVYRPKQT, from the exons ATGGTGTCCTACTGGAGACAGGCTGGCCTCAG CTACATCCGCTACTCTGCGATCTGTGCCCGGGTTGTGCGGGCAGCGCTGAAGCCGCAGCTCAGGGTGGAAGCAGAGAAAGCGACGGAATCCAACGTCAAGGTCTACCGGCCCAAACAGACAT ga
- the prelid3b gene encoding PRELI domain containing protein 3B, which produces MKIWTSEHIFNHPWETVTKAAMQKYPNPMNPNVVGVDVLDRSVDGQGRLHSSRLLSTEWGLPAIVKSLIGATRTRTYIQEHSVVDPQEHTFELKSTNITFTNMVSVDERLTYRPHPQDPDKTVLTQEALISVKGVSLSSYLEGVMANTISTNASKGREAMEWVIRRLNTEIEELAATARNTIRTPMAAAVTEK; this is translated from the exons ATGAAGATCTGGACGTCAGAGCACATATTCAA CCACCCCTGGGAGACGGTGACAAAGGCAGCGATGCAGAAGTACCCAAACCCCATGAACCCCAACGTGGTGGGGGTGGATGTGCTGGACCGCAGCGTGGACGGACAGGGCCGCCTGCACAGCAGCCGACTGCTCAGCACCGAGTGGGGGCTGCCCGCCATCGTGAAGTCT ttGATCGGTGCCACTCGCACCCGGACGTACATCCAGGAGCACTCTGTGGTCGATCCTCAGGAGCACACGTTCGAGCTCAAATCTACCAAT aTCACGTTTACGAACATGGTGTCTGTGGATGAGAGGCTGACCTACAGGCCGCACCCCCAGGACCCTGACAA GACGGTGCTGACCCAGGAGGCGCTGATCTCAGTGAAGGGTGTCAGTCTGAGCAGCTACCTGGAGGGAGTCATGGCCAATACCATCTCCACCAATGCCAGCAAG GGCCGTGAGGCGATGGAATGGGTGATCCGGCGGCTGAATACCGAGATCGAGGAGCTGGCGGCAACAGCACGCAACACTATCAGGACGCCGATGGCAGCTGCCGTCACAGAGAAATGA
- the aurka gene encoding aurora kinase A, which translates to MDAVRTGKPLSGYGKMSGDGPKRVPVSQSRQGAAVTPSQRVLGVSNGPQRVQRPVGQNKPLQTPAPRAKTLNTSNQNTPLPAPSQPEPKPKSQPASLPVHAPATLAAQESSRAPEPPKQEKTTDKPAATELTSNSGSNKKRWTLENFDIGRPLGKGKFGNVYLARERQSMFILALKVLFKKQLEKAGVEHQLRREVEIQSHLRHPNILRLYGYFHDSSRVYLILEFAPKGELYSELQRCVRFDEQRSAKYITELADALQYCHSKKVIHRDIKPENLLLGANGELKIADFGWSVHAPSSRRSTLCGTLDYLPPEMIEGRTHDEKVDLWSLGVLCYEFLVGTPPFETKSHEETYRKISRVEFSYPEYVSAGSRDLIGQLLKHNPAQRLPLQGVLAHPWVIEQSKCSTVGQPSTSVSQ; encoded by the exons ATGGATGCAGTGAGAACCGGGAAGCCACTGTCTGGTTATGGGAAG ATGAGTGGTGACGGACCCAAACGGGTTCCCGTGTCCCAGAGCCGGCAGGGAGCAGCAGTGACCCCTTCTCAGCGTGTGTTGGGCGTGTCCAATGGACCTCAACGAGTCCAGCGCCCGGTAGGGCAGAACAAACCCCTACAGACCCCGGCCCCCCGTGCCAAGACCCTGAACACCTCCAACCAGAACACCCCCCTGCCTGCACCCTCGCAGCCTGAGCCCAAGCCcaagagccagccagccagtctccCTGTGCATGCTCCTGCAACCCTTGCTGCTCAGGAATCGAGCAGGGCCCCCGAGCCTCCCAAGCAAGAGAAGACTACTG ATAAACCTGCAGCTACTGAACTGACCAGCAACTCTGGTTCCAATAA GAAGCGGTGGACGCTGGAGAACTTCGATATCGGCCGGCCTCTGGGCAAGGGCAAGTTCGGGAATGTATACCTGGCCCGGGAGCGCCAGTCCATGTTCATCCTTGCCCTGAAGGTGCTCTTCAAGAAACAGCTTGAGAAGGCAGGTGTGGAACACCAGCTCAGGAGGGAGGTGGAGATCCAGTCGCACCTCAG GCACCCCAACATCCTGCGCCTGTACGGGTATTTCCATGACTCGTCGCGGGTGTACCTCATCTTGGAGTTCGCGCCCAAGGGGGAGCTGTACAGCGAGCTGCAGAGATGTGTGCGCTTCGATGAGCAACGCAGCGCCAAG TATATCACTGAGCTGGCCGACGCGCTGCAGTACTGCCATTCCAAGAAGGTCATCCACCGGGACATCAAGCCCGAGAACCTGCTGCTGGGCGCCAACGGGGAGCTGAAGATCGCGGACTTCGGCTGGTCGGTCCACGCGCCCTCCTCCAG GCGGTCCACGCTGTGCGGCACTCTGGACTACCTGCCACCCGAGATGATTGAGGGGCGAACGCATGACGAGAAGGTGGACCTATGGAGCCTGGGCGTGCTGTGCTACGAGTTCCTGGTAGGGACGCCCCCCTTCGAGACCAAGAGCCACGAGGAGACCTACCGCAAGATCTCCAGG GTGGAGTTCAGTTACCCGGAGTACGTCAGCGCAGGGAGCCGGGATCTGATTGGCCAGCTGCTGAAGCACAACCCGGCGCAGCGGCTCCCCCTGCAGGGTGTGCTGGCCCACCCCTGGGTTATCGAGCAGTCCAAGTGCTCCACAGTCGGCCAACCCAGCACCAGCGTTAGCCAGTGA
- the bpifcl gene encoding bactericidal permeability-increasing protein isoform X2 has translation MRITKFNLPEPSAEFTEGQGIMAAMSGLNVQVHGNWNTHYTFIRDSGTFDVALYGMHVSLLLSPGTDDTGHLSLSSQQCVSGLNDVDVHFYGGASFIFSLFLGSIKGRIMSEVQQKLCPMVNDAVGGFDTVLQNMKVSVQINPNILVEVPLLSTPIVGDSDMELSLKGEFYSVRTHAEPPFPAGQFSLPPDSSRMLSLGVSEFCVNSAAFAYLSAGLLQVNITDNMLPKGSPLRLNTSSFGMFVPQLPKQFPDMLMLVQAFASQPPRASFLPDNVMVDMSVAAKFFAIQPDASLAPLFTLEMEASFKVHVFISEEKLKGSVALGNLTLSLTSTEVGPFQTKSLESVLKTGIQLLVLPKVNANLTAGIPLPTTPSVSLVNPVLKVNQGFMTIATDTSYSP, from the exons ATGAGAATTACGAAGTTCAACCTGCCCGAGCCGTCCGCAGAATTCACCGAGGGACAGGGCATCATGGCGGCCATGAGCGGCCTGAACGTCCAGGTGCACGGCAACTGGAACACGCACTACACTTTCAT AAGGGACAGTGGCACCTTTGACGTGGCCCTCTATGGAATGCACGTGTCCTTGCTGCTGTCCCCAGGCACGGACGACACCggacacctctccctctccagccAGCAGTGTGTCTCTGGCCTCAATGACGTAGACGTCCACTTCTACGGCGGGGCCAG CTTTATTTTCAGCTTGTTCTTGGGCAGCATTAAAGGAAGAATCATGTCCGAAGTACAACAAAAG CTTTGTCCAATGGTGAATGACGCGGTGGGCGGATTTGACACCGTTCTTCAAAACATGAAAG TCTCTGTCCAGATAAACCCGAATATCCTGGTTGAGGTCCCGCTGCTCAGCACCCCCATAGTGGGAGACTCGGACATGGAACTGAGTCTGAAG GGGGAGTTCTACAGTGTGCGGACCCACGCCGAGCCCCCCTTCCCTGCCGGGCAATTCTCGCTGCCCCCGGACAGTAGCCGCATGCTGTCTCTCGGTGTGTCCGAGTTCTGCGTCAACTCCGCCGCCTTCGCCTACCTGTCGGCCGGCCTGCTGCAGGTGAACATCACCGACAACATG CTGCCTAAGGGCTCCCCTCTGCGCCTCAACACGAGCAGCTTCGGGATGTTCGTCCCCCAG CTGCCCAAGCAGTTCCCAGACATGCTGATGCTGGTGCAGGCGTTCGCCAGCCAGCCACCCCGTGCCTCCTTCCTGCCCGACAATGTGATGGTGGACATGTCTGTGGCCGCCAAGTTTTTCGCCATCCAACCCGATGCCTCGCTGGCGCCACTCTTCACACTGGAGATG GAAGCCAGTTTCAAGGTCCACGTGTTTATATCGGAGGAGAAGCTGAAGGGGTCTGTGGCTCTGGGCAA TTTGACACTGAGTCTGACGTCCACCGAGGTGGGACCGTTCCAG accaaGTCACTGGAGAGCGTACTGAAGACAGGGATTCAGTTGCTCGTGCTGCCTAAAGTGAACG ccAATCTGACTGCCGGCATCCCGCTGCCCACAACCCCCTCAGTCAGCTTGGTCAATCCTGTGCTCAAGGTTAACCAG GGTTTCATGACCATTGCTACAGACACCAGCTACTCCCCGTGA